In one window of Romboutsia hominis DNA:
- a CDS encoding biotin/lipoyl-containing protein has product MIKKYNITVNGNTYEVEVEELSSVASHISKVPQAQSTHQIDKASKVQNKAQSSPKASNSSGQVNAPMPGTICDVKVKEGDSVKKGQVLLILEAMKMENEIMADSDGTVTSVNVSKGASVSVGDILLSIK; this is encoded by the coding sequence ATGATAAAAAAATATAATATAACAGTTAATGGAAATACATATGAAGTAGAAGTAGAAGAACTAAGTAGCGTAGCGAGTCATATTTCAAAAGTACCACAAGCACAAAGTACACACCAAATAGATAAAGCATCTAAAGTACAAAATAAAGCTCAATCATCACCTAAAGCCTCAAATAGTTCTGGTCAAGTAAATGCTCCAATGCCAGGAACTATATGCGATGTTAAAGTCAAAGAAGGAGATAGTGTAAAAAAAGGTCAAGTTTTATTAATACTTGAAGCTATGAAAATGGAAAATGAAATAATGGCAGATTCTGACGGAACAGTTACATCTGTTAATGTTTCAAAAGGAGCATCTGTAAGTGTTGGAGATATACTTTTATCTATAAAATAG
- a CDS encoding OadG family protein, with amino-acid sequence MNISQLLETLKDPTITLSIGETLLAGVSVALLSMSVVFIILLVITAIIKLLQSEKSQAKLKDSTEKETMTESNEFKKDESIEELVSVITAAIAASTGNSTNNIIVRKISRTNNSKTNWERMTKSTTK; translated from the coding sequence ATGAATATTAGTCAATTATTAGAAACTTTAAAAGATCCTACAATAACATTATCAATAGGAGAAACATTATTAGCAGGTGTTAGTGTAGCATTACTGTCTATGAGCGTAGTTTTTATAATTTTATTAGTTATAACAGCTATAATAAAGTTACTTCAAAGTGAAAAATCACAAGCTAAGCTTAAGGATAGTACTGAGAAAGAAACTATGACAGAAAGTAATGAATTTAAAAAAGATGAAAGTATAGAAGAATTAGTATCCGTAATAACTGCAGCAATAGCAGCTTCAACTGGAAATAGTACAAATAATATAATAGTAAGAAAAATATCTAGGACTAATAACTCAAAAACAAATTGGGAAAGAATGACTAAAAGTACTACTAAATAA
- the mmdA gene encoding methylmalonyl-CoA decarboxylase subunit alpha → MSQEKLNLLYEKRSKIELGGGQKRIDKQHASGKLTARERLNLLFDENTFVELDAFVKHRCSNFGMEKQEVPGEGVICGYGKVEGRLVCAFAQDFTVLGGSLGEMHAKKIGKVMDMALKVGAPVVGLNDSGGARIQEGVDALAGYGEIFYKNTIASGVVPQISAIMGPCAGGAVYSPALTDFIYMVDKTSQMFITGPQVIKTVTGEEVSAESLGGASTHNTTSGVAHFIANNDEDCIQQIRKLLSFLPSNNSEKAPIIDTIDDANRKNDILNSIIPDDAKNPYDMKEIIYEIVDECDFYEVQPYFAQNMITGFARVNGESIGIIANQPKVMAGSLDINASDKSARFIRTCDAFNIPIITLVDVPGFLPGTSQEYGGIIRHGAKMLYAYSEATVPKITLITRKAYGGSYLAMCSKDLGADMVLAWPSAEVAVMGPSGAANIIFKNDIKNAQNPKEMREVKINEYSDEFATPYKAAERGYLDDVIEPAYSRVRIADALDTLSSKREERPPKKHGNIPL, encoded by the coding sequence GTGTCACAAGAAAAGTTAAATCTACTTTATGAAAAAAGAAGTAAGATAGAACTAGGAGGTGGGCAAAAGAGAATAGATAAACAACATGCATCAGGAAAATTAACTGCAAGAGAAAGATTAAATTTATTATTTGATGAAAATACTTTTGTTGAATTAGATGCATTTGTAAAACATAGATGTTCAAATTTTGGTATGGAAAAACAAGAAGTACCAGGTGAAGGTGTAATATGCGGATATGGTAAAGTTGAGGGGAGATTAGTTTGTGCATTTGCACAAGATTTTACAGTACTTGGTGGGTCTTTAGGTGAGATGCATGCTAAAAAAATAGGCAAAGTTATGGATATGGCACTTAAAGTTGGAGCTCCAGTAGTAGGGCTTAACGATTCAGGAGGAGCTAGAATACAAGAAGGCGTTGATGCATTAGCTGGATACGGAGAGATATTTTATAAAAACACAATAGCATCGGGGGTAGTACCACAAATATCTGCAATTATGGGTCCTTGTGCAGGAGGTGCAGTATATTCACCGGCACTGACAGATTTTATATATATGGTAGATAAAACTAGTCAAATGTTTATAACAGGTCCACAGGTTATAAAAACAGTAACAGGTGAAGAAGTTAGTGCTGAAAGTTTAGGTGGAGCATCTACTCATAATACTACTTCTGGAGTAGCTCACTTTATAGCAAATAACGATGAGGATTGTATACAACAAATAAGAAAACTGCTTAGTTTTTTACCATCAAACAACTCAGAGAAAGCTCCAATAATAGATACAATAGATGATGCCAATAGAAAAAATGATATATTAAACAGCATAATTCCAGATGATGCCAAAAATCCATATGATATGAAAGAAATAATATATGAAATAGTAGATGAGTGTGATTTCTATGAAGTCCAACCATATTTTGCACAAAATATGATAACTGGATTTGCAAGAGTAAACGGAGAAAGTATTGGTATAATTGCAAATCAACCAAAAGTTATGGCAGGATCACTTGATATAAATGCATCAGATAAAAGTGCAAGGTTTATAAGAACTTGCGATGCTTTTAATATTCCGATAATTACATTAGTAGATGTACCAGGATTTTTACCAGGAACATCTCAAGAGTATGGAGGGATAATAAGACATGGTGCAAAAATGCTTTATGCATATAGTGAAGCTACAGTACCAAAAATAACTTTAATAACTAGAAAAGCTTATGGTGGTTCATATCTTGCTATGTGTTCAAAAGATCTGGGAGCAGATATGGTACTTGCTTGGCCAAGTGCTGAAGTTGCAGTTATGGGACCAAGTGGTGCAGCAAATATAATATTTAAAAATGATATAAAAAATGCCCAAAATCCTAAAGAAATGAGAGAAGTTAAGATAAATGAATATAGTGATGAGTTTGCAACTCCATACAAAGCAGCAGAAAGAGGATATTTAGATGATGTAATAGAACCTGCATACTCAAGAGTAAGAATAGCTGATGCACTTGATACATTATCATCTAAAAGAGAAGAAAGACCGCCTAAAAAACATGGAAATATACCTTTATAG
- the mce gene encoding methylmalonyl-CoA epimerase: MEILKVDHVGIAVNNLEESLKFYEDVLGINCEGTEIINEQKVRVAFLPVGDTELELLESTTEDGPIAKFIDKNNGRGGIQHVAIRVDNIEKAIEEVKAKGYKMIDEVPRYGAGNAKIAFCHPKGTDGVLLELSERK; the protein is encoded by the coding sequence ATGGAAATATTAAAAGTAGATCATGTGGGGATAGCTGTAAATAACTTAGAAGAAAGTTTAAAATTTTATGAAGATGTATTAGGAATAAATTGTGAAGGTACAGAAATTATAAATGAACAAAAAGTCAGAGTAGCATTTTTACCAGTTGGAGATACTGAACTTGAATTACTAGAATCAACTACTGAAGATGGACCTATAGCTAAATTTATAGATAAAAATAATGGACGCGGTGGAATACAACACGTAGCAATAAGAGTAGATAATATAGAAAAAGCAATAGAAGAAGTTAAAGCTAAAGGGTATAAAATGATAGATGAAGTACCGAGATATGGAGCAGGAAATGCAAAAATAGCTTTCTGTCATCCAAAAGGAACTGATGGAGTGTTACTTGAGCTAAGCGAAAGAAAATAA
- the meaB gene encoding methylmalonyl Co-A mutase-associated GTPase MeaB produces MSDIVKKVIEGKKRDCARLITIVENEINGYEKYLKEIYKYTGRAYIVGITGPPGAGKSTMTDKLVKHIRSKGNKVGIIAIDPTSPFTKGAILGDRVRMNDLSLDKGVFIRSMGTRGSLGGLSNATQSAVKILDAYGCDFIFIETVGVGQSEIDIVKNSDTTLMIMVPGLGDDIQAIKAGVMEIGDVFVINKADKDGAKKTALEIEMMLDFKKDWKFRPPVNLCVAETGEGIDTTFKNIIKHKNYLESSGELTKKRFERNKLEVKELVQRKISKLVKELEYTNEVNELLDKTITKEIDIYSLSDILVEKIIND; encoded by the coding sequence ATGAGTGATATAGTAAAAAAAGTTATAGAAGGTAAAAAAAGGGATTGTGCTAGGCTTATTACTATTGTAGAAAATGAAATAAATGGATATGAAAAGTACCTAAAAGAAATATATAAATATACTGGAAGGGCTTATATAGTGGGAATAACAGGCCCTCCCGGTGCAGGAAAATCTACAATGACGGATAAGTTAGTAAAACACATAAGAAGTAAAGGAAACAAAGTCGGTATAATTGCAATAGACCCAACAAGCCCTTTTACAAAAGGAGCAATACTTGGAGATAGAGTAAGAATGAATGATTTAAGCTTAGACAAAGGTGTATTTATAAGGTCTATGGGGACAAGGGGTAGCCTAGGTGGTCTATCAAATGCAACACAATCTGCTGTAAAAATACTTGATGCTTATGGGTGTGACTTTATATTTATAGAAACTGTAGGAGTTGGGCAATCGGAAATCGATATAGTAAAAAACTCTGACACTACACTTATGATTATGGTTCCAGGTCTTGGAGACGATATACAAGCAATAAAAGCTGGTGTTATGGAAATTGGAGATGTATTTGTTATAAATAAGGCTGATAAGGATGGAGCGAAAAAAACAGCCTTAGAAATAGAAATGATGCTTGATTTTAAAAAAGATTGGAAATTTAGACCACCGGTAAACTTATGTGTAGCAGAAACTGGAGAAGGTATAGATACTACTTTTAAAAATATAATAAAGCATAAAAATTATTTAGAAAGTAGTGGCGAACTAACTAAAAAAAGATTTGAGCGAAACAAATTAGAAGTAAAAGAATTAGTACAAAGAAAGATTTCAAAGCTCGTTAAAGAACTAGAATATACAAACGAAGTCAATGAGCTTTTAGATAAAACTATAACTAAGGAAATAGATATATATTCGCTTAGCGATATATTAGTTGAAAAGATAATTAATGATTAG